GCGTTGCCACCCACGCTCTCGGTAGGGCCCGGCGTGGCACGCCATTCCATGTCTGCCAGCCGGTGATACACGTTGCGATCCGGTTCACGTTCTCTGAGCTGTCCGGCTACAACAGCGTATCGGGGATGACTCGACAGGAACTCGACGGCGTGTGCGAGCCAGCCAGGGCAGAGCGCCGTGTCCCCATCGAGGAACTGGACGAAGCGCACTTCCGGGCGATGCTCGAGCAACCAAGCGAGACCCGCATTTCGCCCCCGAGCAGCCGTGTGGGGAACCGAATCGTCCAGCTCTACCGTGGCCACGCCCTTCGAGCGCGCGAAAGGCGCACTGCCGTCAGTCGAGCCGCTGTCTACGTAAAGCACTTGCGCACTTTGTGCGAGCGCTGACGCGAGTGTGGTCTCGAGGTTCGAGCGCTCGTTCCGGCCGATCACAACTACACCCACGCGAGAGTCCATGTCAGTCACTCATCCGCTTCACGAGCATCCGAAGCAACTCCAAACCACGAGCCGCGCGCCCTTAAGACCAGGTACGGCCGGTTTTCGACACGCTGTGGGCGCACGCTGGGCTGAATAGCGGTCAACCGTGGCATCAGTCTTGGGCCCGTCGGAAGCTCGTCAGGACCTAAGGTTATCGCCTGAACGTGCGCTGACTGTCGTGACGAGGGCCAGGATGGGACTGGCCGAGCTGTCCCACGCGGGCGCAGCGACGGAGATTCCGCCGCGGGAACGCATGCGACCCCCATGAGTCGACCGCTACAGCTTCTGTCAACGCGATCCGTTACTGATCGCCTGTATCAGGCGATCTTCGCGGAAGTGACTTGAGGAGGAGATATGCCGCAATGACGAAGAACGAAATCGAGGAATCGATTCTCTCTCGCTTCCGCAAGGACCTCAGGGATCTGATGCTGCAGCCACTCGGAGCCTCCCACCCAGGTATTGAGGACTTAAGCCTCAAGCTCCTCATCCGTGACCGACGAATCGGGCCCCTTGGGGTCCTTCTCGTGTCGCCCCCTTCGTACCCCAATTCTGTGGGGGAGGGCACCGAAAGGGCTCGTCGGGCTCGAGAGGCTCTTGGCCGGGACCTGGGCGGTGCTATCCTCGATCCATTAGTGAGTGACCGTTTTGGTACTCAGACGTGGGCGATTCTGCCCTGGCGCCAACCCCTGAGCCCCGGCGCGCCCCCGGCGCGCCTGCGTGGCGGCCGCCCAACGGACATGCAGGGCTCGTCGGGCTCGAGAGGCTCTTGGCCGGGACCTGGGCGGTGCCATCCTCGATCCATTAGTGAGTGACCGTTTTGGTACTCAGACGTGGGCGATTCTGCCCTGGCGCCAACCCCTGAGCCCCGGCGCGCCTGCGTGGCGGCCGCCCAACGGACATGGTTGCGACGTCCGTTGTTCGGATGGCTGCGCGCTTTCACCGTTATGACTGGGGGGGTCATCGATCCATGGTGGCGCAGTGACTGCTCTCACTTATCCCACTGTCACTGGCGCTGTAGATGATACTTGACTTGTAACATCGTGTACCTGCCGGCAGGCCAAGAAGAGCGGACTTACGATTGGAGCCTCCCGTACTTCAGGAGTTGGTCGATGACCTCGCCGGCATGATGGCTCCTCGCTACTTCAGGGCAAACATTTTTTGTCGTAGCAAAGGTAATGATGGTACGAGTAGGCATCGTTGGCACCGGGTTCATTGCACGCAGCGTCGTGGCAGAGCTTCGCAACGCACGAGATCTGGCTGTTGCCAGGGTTCTCACTCGCCGCAAAGATACGGCCATTGATGGCATAGATGCGGGTACGCTGACGCTGTCGCTTGACGAACTGCTGGAGCGTTGCGACATCGTGTTGGAGGCTAGTGGCGATCCGCTGCACGCTACGGTCGTGGTTGAAAGTGCGCTCGCGAGCGGTAAGAAAGTCGTCACGATGAACGCCGAGTTCCACGTGACGACGGGCCCCTATTTCCATGGTCGAGGCTACCTTACGGAGGCCGAGGGAGACCAGCCTGGCGCCACGGCCCTGCTGAAGAGGGACGCGCTGGGAATGGGGTTTCGACCAATGGCCTATGTCAATATCAAGGGCTTTCTCGAGCCCAATCCAACGCGGGCGAACATGGAGTACTGGAGCGAGCGCCAAGGGCTCAGCCTCGTTGAGACGACGTCTTTCACGGACGGTACCAAGCTGCAAATCGAGCAGGCGCTATGCGCAAATGCGCTCGGGGCGATCTTTGTTCGCGACGGCATGACGGGACGCAAGGTCTCTGATCTCGCCGAGACAGATTACCTCGTCAAGGACGCAGAGAAGCTCGGCTGTCCAGTCAGCGATTATGTCGTAGCAGCCGGCGCCCCACCTGGCGTCTTCTTATTGGCGAAGCACGACGTATCTCGCACGCTTCCCCACTATGGGCCGTACGAGAAGCTGCTGACCAAGGGCCGAAGTGCGTATGTGCTGCTGCGGCCCTACCACCTCTGTGCGTTGGAGGTACCAAAGACCTTGCGCAGCGCCGCGGCCGGGGACGCACCTCTGATGTTCTGCTCGCCTGTGCCGTACGCGTCGGTGGCGGCGGTCGCCAAACGGGCTCTCGAAGTGGACGAAGTGATCGATCATGCCATCGGTGGCTTCGAGGTTCGGGGTATGGCAGTGGCAGCCGCTGCCCACCCGGATCACGTTCCTATTGGCTTGCTGAAGGGTGCTCGCGTCCGGCGCCGTGTGCTTCCAGAAGCGGTGCTGCAGATGGACGACGTGGAACTCGAGGCGAGTCGGGCCGGGGAGATTTGGTCCATCTTGCAGCAGCGCGTTAACACAGCAGCCGATCAACTGGCAGGGGCAGGGGGGGTCGCCGGATGACGGCTGTCAGATGGCTCAGTCCCGTTTCGGAGTCCCAATCGCACTCGGCTCAGCTGGAATCTCAGCGTTCCATGCGCTCTGCCATCGTCAACGTTGCTGGGTTTTCCGCTGGCGGATGGCGCTTCTTCGAGGGCGTGTGCCGGCGCCCGGAAGAAGGCTGTCGCTGGATTCATCACGACACGGGACCGCGAGGGCTGCTTGAGTCGAAGCTTTCGCTGTCGCGCATGAGCTTCCATCGGGCTGCCTATCAGGCCGCGAAGGATACAGGAAGACTGGAGCGGGGCTTACTCGTCAGCCACGGGCCGGCTATGGCCGCCCGAACTGAGGCATTCCTGTTGGTGCGAGGAGGACGGCGGGTGCCCCACATCGCGTGGACGTTTCATTTCATTGAGCTGCCTGCCGGCGTTAGGAGACGCTTCATGCGCCGGGCGCTGTCGCGCGTGGACCATTTCGTGGTTGCGTCCAACATGGAACGCGAGCTGTACGCGAGCGAGCTGGGTTTACGGGAGCAGCGCTTCGACTTCCTGCGCTGGGGAGCAAAGCCGCCAGTCGTCGATATCGAGGATCCCGGTGTGATGGACGGTCCCTACATCTTCTCTGGGGGCGCCGAGGGACGGGACTACTCGACGTTCATCGAGGCCATGCGCAAACTTCCACGGATTCCTGCCCTGATCATTGCGCGACCGCGCAACTTGCAGGGACTGTCCCCACCCGCCAACGTAACGGTCCTCATGGACGTGGGACTCGAACGCTTCAATCGCCTCATGGCCGATAGTCGTTTCTGCGTGCTTCCGCTCGCGCATGAGCTTATTCCATGCGGGCACTCCACTATGGTTGCCTTCATGCACTTGGGTAAAGCGCAGGTCGTCACCAACTCC
The nucleotide sequence above comes from Pseudomonadota bacterium. Encoded proteins:
- a CDS encoding NAD(P)-dependent oxidoreductase, with amino-acid sequence MMVRVGIVGTGFIARSVVAELRNARDLAVARVLTRRKDTAIDGIDAGTLTLSLDELLERCDIVLEASGDPLHATVVVESALASGKKVVTMNAEFHVTTGPYFHGRGYLTEAEGDQPGATALLKRDALGMGFRPMAYVNIKGFLEPNPTRANMEYWSERQGLSLVETTSFTDGTKLQIEQALCANALGAIFVRDGMTGRKVSDLAETDYLVKDAEKLGCPVSDYVVAAGAPPGVFLLAKHDVSRTLPHYGPYEKLLTKGRSAYVLLRPYHLCALEVPKTLRSAAAGDAPLMFCSPVPYASVAAVAKRALEVDEVIDHAIGGFEVRGMAVAAAAHPDHVPIGLLKGARVRRRVLPEAVLQMDDVELEASRAGEIWSILQQRVNTAADQLAGAGGVAG
- a CDS encoding glycosyltransferase family 4 protein — its product is MPHIAWTFHFIELPAGVRRRFMRRALSRVDHFVVASNMERELYASELGLREQRFDFLRWGAKPPVVDIEDPGVMDGPYIFSGGAEGRDYSTFIEAMRKLPRIPALIIARPRNLQGLSPPANVTVLMDVGLERFNRLMADSRFCVLPLAHELIPCGHSTMVAFMHLGKAQVVTNSSGVRDYVREDDNGLLVPPGDPDAMAERIEALWNDETSCARMGAA